One window from the genome of Gimesia aquarii encodes:
- a CDS encoding mismatch-specific DNA-glycosylase produces the protein MDEIWKPTAKELEQAIHKQTPDIIEKGLKALFVGTNPGLYSAAVGHHFARPGNRFWPAMYKGRVTERLYSPFEDYLLPKRGGGLTNIVSRASKRADELSKTELFEGAEILTEKVIKYRPQKVAFLGITSYRKAFQEPKAQLGLQERTIGGSPIWVLPNPSGLNAHYQLPALGKIFAKMWR, from the coding sequence GTGGATGAAATCTGGAAACCAACTGCGAAAGAGTTGGAACAAGCAATTCATAAACAGACTCCCGATATCATTGAGAAGGGGTTGAAGGCACTGTTTGTGGGCACGAACCCCGGTTTATATTCGGCGGCGGTGGGGCATCATTTTGCACGCCCTGGTAACCGGTTCTGGCCCGCCATGTATAAAGGTCGTGTGACGGAGCGACTCTATTCACCGTTTGAAGATTATCTTCTCCCCAAACGGGGAGGTGGCCTGACGAATATTGTCAGCAGAGCATCCAAACGAGCTGACGAACTTTCCAAAACGGAACTATTCGAAGGTGCGGAAATCCTCACAGAGAAGGTCATTAAGTATCGTCCACAAAAGGTGGCTTTCCTGGGTATTACTTCCTATCGGAAGGCGTTTCAGGAACCCAAGGCTCAGCTCGGTTTACAGGAACGAACGATTGGGGGATCTCCCATCTGGGTTTTACCCAATCCAAGTGGACTGAACGCGCACTACCAGCTTCCTGCACTGGGAAAGATCTTTGCCAAAATGTGGCGTTAA
- a CDS encoding aspartate aminotransferase family protein, producing the protein MSQAVGQQIETEFFAKFPTSSQMYQRACTLFPSGVTHDGRYMQPFPIYVDHATGSHKYDVDGNDIIDYWSGHGALIMGHSHPQMVKAVQDQVAKGTHFGACHELELEWGELVRKLVPSGEMVRFTSSGTEATMMALRVSRIATGKTKVMKFAGHFHGWHDLLAQAAEPPHDDKTYKMPGVTHGVSDELVILRPNDLDLVEQAIAEHDPACIIVEATGSRWGVVPLDDGFLQGLRQLTADKGVLLIMDEVISGFRVAPGGMQEVCGIVPDLTSLAKIVAGGLPGGCLTGRADLMQAIAFDNGFGKKMKHPGTYNANPLSAAAGISALKLIEDGEPCRKANESGAKLRLGLNEVLTRKNVNWAVYGQFSIIKVLPGYDGPRPVDDNFVPYNNDFDRLDCKHDARLGHAFRCALLLNGVDWFGWGAMTTAAHTDDDISFTINAFERAIDALRADGFID; encoded by the coding sequence ATGAGCCAAGCTGTGGGACAACAGATTGAAACCGAGTTTTTTGCGAAGTTTCCGACCTCTTCACAGATGTACCAGCGGGCCTGTACTTTGTTTCCCAGTGGGGTGACTCACGATGGTCGTTATATGCAACCGTTTCCCATTTATGTCGATCATGCAACAGGTTCACATAAATATGACGTGGACGGCAACGACATCATTGATTACTGGAGTGGCCACGGTGCATTGATCATGGGGCACAGTCATCCTCAGATGGTCAAGGCGGTTCAGGATCAGGTTGCGAAAGGAACGCATTTCGGCGCCTGTCATGAGTTGGAACTGGAGTGGGGCGAACTTGTCCGCAAACTGGTCCCTTCTGGTGAAATGGTGCGTTTTACCAGTAGCGGAACCGAAGCCACCATGATGGCGTTACGCGTCTCGCGAATCGCTACCGGAAAAACAAAAGTCATGAAATTCGCCGGCCATTTTCATGGCTGGCACGATCTCTTAGCCCAGGCCGCAGAACCACCGCATGATGACAAGACCTATAAGATGCCCGGAGTGACGCACGGCGTGTCTGATGAATTAGTCATCCTGCGTCCCAATGATCTGGATCTGGTCGAGCAAGCGATTGCCGAGCATGACCCGGCCTGTATTATTGTGGAAGCCACGGGCAGCCGCTGGGGTGTGGTTCCCCTTGATGATGGTTTTCTACAAGGTTTGAGACAACTAACGGCTGATAAAGGTGTGCTGCTGATTATGGATGAAGTCATCAGCGGTTTTCGCGTCGCGCCCGGCGGTATGCAGGAAGTATGTGGGATTGTACCCGACTTAACCTCTCTCGCCAAAATCGTCGCCGGCGGATTACCCGGTGGTTGTTTGACTGGTCGAGCCGATCTGATGCAGGCGATTGCCTTTGATAACGGGTTCGGCAAAAAGATGAAGCACCCCGGAACCTATAATGCGAATCCACTTTCGGCGGCAGCAGGTATCTCTGCTCTCAAGTTGATCGAAGATGGAGAACCTTGTCGGAAAGCGAACGAGAGCGGCGCAAAACTGCGTCTGGGATTGAATGAAGTTCTGACACGCAAGAATGTCAACTGGGCCGTCTATGGTCAATTTTCGATTATCAAAGTGCTTCCTGGCTACGATGGTCCGCGGCCCGTGGATGACAATTTTGTGCCTTACAATAATGACTTCGATCGTCTGGACTGCAAACATGATGCCCGCTTGGGTCACGCATTTCGCTGTGCTCTGTTACTCAATGGAGTCGATTGGTTTGGTTGGGGCGCGATGACCACAGCCGCCCACACGGATGATGATATCAGCTTCACCATTAATGCCTTCGAACGGGCCATTGATGCACTTCGTGCCGATGGTTTCATCGATTGA
- a CDS encoding NPCBM/NEW2 domain-containing protein, which yields MLTLKYEVLFHLFCFGLCFLFVPGETQVLGAFPLSGKIDFSEEYKRLLKESKSAPSKGYLKEVAFDAIKTSQAAIKTGDYSAATKIATLAVKIGKSSGNNHAYTLANRLKQRSVMLAREYRKVEKYHQNLQKDPNDSKSAFLYGKFVALKLNHWKEGLFWLAKGDDAEFRALAKKELSNSKNYGTLLEVANGWYQLGGKEKGLTKRELELHAYELYSRAWQHSIGADRTTINDKLSEMPLRYLNHMQEQDVIPGPWPFGKNGESGNGKGMFTVNHLEFPNGLGLHPPNNGFARVRYQLDGQYKTFVTGVALYDHTTEVRRSVTFSVMGDDRVLWKSPLIRFRGDVVFCKVSVKNIKRLEIRTESPGQAYGANAMWLDPHVLK from the coding sequence ATGTTAACTCTAAAATACGAGGTTCTCTTTCACTTGTTTTGTTTTGGCTTGTGTTTCCTTTTCGTTCCAGGTGAAACGCAAGTTCTGGGAGCATTTCCACTTTCTGGGAAGATTGATTTTTCTGAGGAATATAAGCGGCTTTTAAAAGAATCTAAATCAGCACCTTCCAAAGGATATTTGAAAGAAGTGGCGTTTGACGCGATCAAAACAAGTCAGGCTGCGATCAAAACAGGCGATTATTCTGCAGCAACGAAGATCGCTACTCTAGCCGTTAAAATTGGGAAATCATCAGGGAACAACCACGCATATACACTGGCGAATCGTTTAAAACAACGCAGTGTTATGCTGGCTCGGGAATATCGCAAAGTAGAAAAATATCATCAAAACCTGCAAAAGGATCCGAACGACTCAAAGTCGGCTTTTTTATATGGAAAGTTTGTCGCCTTAAAGTTGAATCACTGGAAAGAAGGACTTTTTTGGCTCGCCAAAGGGGATGATGCTGAATTTCGAGCTCTGGCTAAGAAAGAACTTTCGAACTCAAAAAATTATGGCACTCTTCTGGAAGTTGCCAATGGCTGGTATCAATTAGGTGGTAAAGAGAAAGGTTTGACAAAGCGAGAATTGGAATTACACGCTTATGAATTGTATAGTCGAGCGTGGCAACACTCAATTGGAGCAGATCGAACGACGATTAATGACAAGTTAAGCGAGATGCCCCTCCGGTATCTCAATCACATGCAGGAACAGGATGTCATTCCAGGTCCGTGGCCTTTCGGAAAAAATGGCGAGAGTGGAAATGGCAAGGGAATGTTTACAGTCAATCATCTTGAGTTTCCCAATGGTCTGGGACTACATCCACCAAATAATGGTTTCGCACGCGTGCGTTACCAATTAGATGGTCAATACAAAACCTTTGTGACCGGCGTGGCCCTCTATGATCATACAACTGAAGTTCGCCGTTCAGTTACATTTTCGGTGATGGGAGATGACAGGGTTCTCTGGAAATCACCACTCATCCGATTTCGAGGGGACGTGGTATTCTGTAAAGTGTCTGTCAAGAACATTAAAAGACTGGAAATTCGAACTGAATCGCCGGGGCAAGCTTACGGAGCAAATGCTATGTGGCTTGATCCACACGTTTTGAAATAG
- the thrS gene encoding threonine--tRNA ligase: MIQIKLPDGSVKEFSDNSSAIDVAQSIGERLANAVVAAEVNGTVCDAFRPMREIADSSEISLRLLTDRDAEALGVMRHSCAHVMARAVMRLWPGIQLAFGPTLPHGFYYDFGLEHTISEDDFPKIEEEMKKIIKEEEPFERFSLDRGEAVSFVNEMSQHSKAEHIETGLADHGQLSFYRQGEFVDLCRGPHIPNAGKIKAFKLLSVAGSYWKGDTGNKPLQRLYGTAFFSKKDLKKYLEQVEEAKRRDHRVLGKKLGLFQINPEVGQGLCLWLPKGATIRAVLEDFIKVELTRLGYQPVYSPHIGRVELYETSGHFPYYRDSQFAPLFGHDAGQLVDFWVRKLEEDSLSAEDEETFWKSSRVMNCDFEFPPGANREEKIAILKDWEHKNERYLLKPMNCPHHAEMYRSMPRSYRDLPVRLAEFGTVYRHEQTGELNGMLRVRGLTQDDAHIFCTPEQVEDEFRITLDLVKFILASVGLDNFRVQLSLREPGSDKYVGSEENWQRAENSLRKVLSDSGMPFTECEGEAAFYGPKADFMVSDCIGREWQLGTVQLDYNLPERFQLEYTGSDNQPHRPVMIHRAPFGSMERFTGMLIEHFAGAFPLWLAPEQIRVLPVSDKTLDYANEVAAELRKNGFRISVDTRSSKVNAKIRDAQLELIPYMFIVGPKEAEQTAVAVRDRIDGDLGPMPLADAMSKLKQEVEDRLVRQVVESSFSGIEGQTEESNEY, translated from the coding sequence ATGATTCAAATCAAATTACCCGATGGAAGTGTTAAGGAATTCTCAGATAACAGCTCCGCAATCGATGTCGCACAATCAATTGGAGAACGGCTGGCCAACGCGGTGGTCGCTGCCGAGGTGAACGGAACCGTTTGTGATGCGTTCCGACCCATGCGGGAGATAGCGGATTCGTCCGAAATCTCACTCCGCCTGCTGACCGATCGCGATGCCGAAGCACTCGGCGTGATGCGGCACTCGTGTGCCCACGTAATGGCGCGAGCCGTGATGCGTCTCTGGCCCGGCATTCAACTGGCCTTTGGCCCGACCCTGCCCCATGGCTTCTATTACGATTTTGGTCTCGAACATACCATCAGCGAAGATGACTTTCCCAAAATCGAAGAGGAGATGAAAAAGATCATCAAAGAGGAAGAACCGTTCGAACGGTTCTCTCTCGACCGAGGCGAAGCCGTTTCGTTTGTGAACGAAATGTCCCAGCATTCCAAAGCGGAGCACATTGAAACGGGTCTCGCCGACCATGGTCAACTCAGCTTTTATCGACAGGGCGAATTTGTCGATCTCTGCCGGGGTCCTCATATTCCCAACGCGGGAAAAATCAAAGCTTTCAAACTGTTGTCGGTTGCAGGCTCGTACTGGAAAGGCGACACCGGGAATAAACCGCTCCAGCGTCTGTATGGTACCGCCTTTTTCAGCAAAAAAGATTTGAAGAAGTATCTGGAACAGGTCGAAGAAGCCAAACGCCGCGACCATCGTGTGCTTGGCAAAAAACTGGGACTGTTTCAGATCAATCCGGAAGTGGGACAGGGGCTCTGCCTCTGGCTGCCCAAAGGGGCCACGATCCGCGCGGTACTGGAAGACTTCATCAAAGTTGAACTCACACGGCTCGGCTATCAGCCGGTCTACTCACCCCATATCGGACGTGTCGAGCTGTATGAAACCAGCGGTCACTTCCCCTACTATCGCGACTCGCAATTCGCGCCCCTGTTCGGGCACGATGCTGGGCAACTGGTTGATTTCTGGGTGCGGAAACTGGAAGAAGACAGTCTCTCGGCTGAGGATGAAGAGACGTTCTGGAAATCCTCACGGGTAATGAACTGTGATTTCGAATTTCCTCCCGGTGCGAATCGCGAAGAAAAAATTGCAATACTCAAAGACTGGGAACACAAAAACGAACGGTATCTGCTGAAACCGATGAACTGTCCACATCACGCGGAGATGTATCGCTCGATGCCGCGGAGTTATCGGGACCTGCCCGTGCGACTGGCGGAATTCGGAACCGTGTATCGTCACGAACAAACGGGAGAATTGAACGGCATGTTGCGGGTACGCGGCCTGACTCAGGATGATGCGCACATTTTCTGCACTCCCGAGCAAGTAGAAGACGAATTCCGCATCACACTGGATCTTGTCAAATTCATTCTGGCTTCGGTCGGTCTGGACAATTTCCGTGTGCAACTTTCGCTGCGCGAGCCCGGAAGTGACAAATATGTGGGCAGTGAAGAGAACTGGCAACGTGCCGAAAACAGTCTGCGAAAAGTGCTCTCCGATTCGGGAATGCCGTTCACGGAATGTGAAGGTGAAGCCGCATTCTACGGACCAAAGGCCGACTTTATGGTATCGGACTGTATCGGCCGCGAATGGCAGTTGGGAACGGTACAACTCGACTATAATCTGCCAGAGCGTTTCCAGCTTGAATATACCGGCTCCGATAATCAGCCACACCGCCCGGTCATGATTCACCGTGCCCCGTTTGGTTCGATGGAACGCTTTACCGGTATGTTGATCGAACATTTCGCGGGCGCGTTTCCACTCTGGTTGGCGCCTGAGCAAATCCGTGTGTTGCCCGTCAGCGATAAGACACTCGATTATGCGAACGAAGTGGCAGCCGAACTGCGCAAGAACGGATTCCGCATTTCTGTCGACACACGCAGTTCCAAAGTCAACGCGAAGATTCGCGACGCCCAACTGGAATTGATTCCGTATATGTTCATCGTCGGTCCCAAAGAGGCAGAACAGACTGCGGTCGCGGTACGGGATCGTATCGACGGTGACCTGGGACCAATGCCGTTAGCGGACGCGATGTCCAAACTGAAGCAGGAAGTCGAGGACCGTCTCGTGCGACAAGTGGTAGAAAGCAGCTTTTCCGGAATTGAGGGACAGACTGAGGAGTCGAACGAGTATTAA
- a CDS encoding TolC family protein, whose translation MKEHPAVIVCGYGLVLSAVFAVGCATRSATVQDTGLAKIEAERVPTERTQIDNMSEPETDILQTSSEFLNSSIEGNQEVETVVSQPFPTHSLIELEQLAVDVNPRLVKLYQEYNAATSRARYVDELPDPKVGANVFGGAAIETAAGSQRAILSVSQMIPWLGKLSAEEQRASFEAFAIRADYLAERILVIAAVRTGWYRLYVIDQQIETTKANQQLLQSLIDVANAQIATGTATQGDVLLGTLELSKLEERLLTYRKLRVAVQAEVNRLLARDTDLPVITSNELHVDLPELSLNTLFQNSLTSQPEIQAAQLRTQATQWGIEVARLSRRPELTISGNYFFVDNNRPPSSIVNVGEDPWSLGAQVSVPLWREKYDALEDEATWKHLASNNSETEVIDRYDALITELLAEARRADETAVLYKNTILPQARQTLRADQESYSRGAVEFDRVIRDYRNLLTLELGYHQAIGELAISMAQICRAVGQDIPMTKLPSLPVLPDENEP comes from the coding sequence ATGAAGGAACATCCCGCAGTCATCGTTTGTGGTTATGGTTTAGTTCTCTCGGCGGTTTTTGCTGTGGGGTGTGCGACACGTTCAGCAACCGTACAAGATACGGGCTTGGCAAAAATCGAAGCTGAACGCGTTCCAACCGAGCGCACTCAGATAGATAATATGTCTGAACCTGAAACAGACATTCTACAGACAAGTTCTGAGTTTCTGAATTCATCCATTGAAGGCAACCAGGAAGTCGAAACGGTTGTTTCTCAACCATTTCCAACTCATTCCCTGATTGAGTTGGAACAATTGGCCGTTGATGTGAACCCCAGACTGGTAAAGCTCTACCAGGAGTATAACGCAGCAACTTCGCGTGCGAGATATGTTGACGAACTTCCTGATCCAAAGGTTGGTGCAAATGTTTTTGGAGGAGCCGCCATTGAAACTGCCGCCGGTTCACAACGAGCCATCTTAAGTGTCAGCCAGATGATTCCCTGGCTTGGCAAGCTGAGTGCGGAAGAACAGCGAGCCTCCTTCGAAGCATTTGCCATTCGTGCCGATTATCTGGCAGAAAGAATTCTTGTGATTGCTGCAGTTCGAACAGGTTGGTATCGGTTGTACGTCATCGATCAACAGATTGAAACCACGAAAGCGAATCAACAACTGCTTCAATCACTAATTGATGTCGCAAATGCCCAAATCGCCACCGGAACTGCAACACAGGGGGATGTGCTGCTAGGCACGCTGGAATTGAGCAAATTAGAAGAGCGTCTACTTACGTATCGCAAATTGAGAGTTGCCGTGCAAGCGGAAGTGAATCGCTTATTGGCGCGAGACACTGATCTTCCGGTGATCACGTCTAATGAACTACACGTTGATTTACCTGAGTTATCTTTAAACACGCTGTTTCAGAATTCATTAACGTCGCAACCAGAGATTCAGGCAGCCCAGCTGCGTACACAGGCAACCCAGTGGGGAATTGAAGTTGCCCGCCTCAGCCGACGGCCAGAACTCACCATTTCGGGCAATTACTTTTTCGTGGATAATAACCGCCCCCCCTCTTCGATTGTCAATGTGGGTGAAGATCCCTGGTCACTGGGTGCTCAAGTCAGCGTACCGCTGTGGAGAGAAAAATATGACGCTCTGGAGGACGAAGCGACGTGGAAACATCTTGCTTCAAACAATTCAGAAACGGAAGTGATCGATCGATATGATGCGCTGATTACTGAATTGCTGGCAGAAGCCAGACGCGCGGATGAGACAGCAGTCCTTTACAAAAATACCATCCTTCCTCAAGCGCGTCAGACTCTCCGAGCTGATCAGGAGTCGTATTCTCGGGGAGCCGTCGAATTTGATCGTGTCATTAGAGACTATCGAAACTTGCTGACGCTTGAGCTTGGTTATCATCAGGCAATTGGCGAACTCGCAATTTCAATGGCGCAAATCTGTCGCGCAGTCGGGCAGGACATACCGATGACCAAACTGCCATCCCTACCCGTTTTGCCAGATGAGAATGAACCCTAA